A window of the Amycolatopsis solani genome harbors these coding sequences:
- a CDS encoding M50 family metallopeptidase — translation MASAFAVLNETVPAPGRGIVATTALLAGVVVLVSLAAPANGRRSVLYRANFLGTLFHEGGHALVSVLAGGKVLRVEVTGAESGGTWQRIPSALAGVLIGAAGYAMPPLAGLGAAALLHRGLVPAVLALTAAAMVFLLVFTRDLLTFAAVAAVGAIAFCALRWAPHWLRDGVAYAEAWLLLTSEIGGLRVLVLNRFRGEAQQDDAAVLAEYTGIPGFVWIAAWFALIGWAVSRAFPLLWP, via the coding sequence ATGGCGTCGGCGTTCGCCGTGCTCAACGAGACCGTGCCCGCGCCGGGCCGGGGGATCGTCGCGACGACCGCGCTGCTGGCCGGGGTGGTGGTGCTGGTTTCGCTCGCCGCGCCGGCGAACGGACGGCGCAGCGTGCTCTACCGCGCCAACTTCCTGGGCACCTTGTTCCACGAGGGCGGGCACGCGCTGGTGAGCGTCCTGGCCGGGGGCAAGGTCCTGCGCGTCGAAGTCACGGGGGCCGAGTCCGGCGGCACGTGGCAGCGGATCCCGTCGGCACTGGCCGGGGTGCTGATCGGCGCCGCCGGGTACGCGATGCCCCCGCTGGCCGGTTTGGGCGCGGCGGCGCTGCTGCACCGCGGGCTCGTCCCGGCGGTGCTGGCGCTGACCGCGGCCGCGATGGTCTTCCTGCTGGTGTTCACCCGGGACCTGCTCACCTTCGCTGCGGTCGCCGCGGTCGGGGCGATCGCGTTCTGCGCCCTGCGCTGGGCACCGCACTGGCTGCGGGACGGCGTCGCCTACGCCGAAGCCTGGCTGCTGCTGACCAGTGAGATCGGCGGCCTGCGGGTGCTCGTGCTCAACCGCTTCCGGGGCGAGGCCCAGCAGGACGATGCCGCCGTACTCGCGGAGTACACCGGGATCCCGGGCTTCGTCTGGATCGCCGCCTGGTTCGCCCTCATCGGCTGGGCGGTCTCACGCGCCTTCCCGTTGCTGTGGCCCTAG
- a CDS encoding response regulator transcription factor, which produces MIPVLVVDDEPMVCAHLRTILGSAGDIDVVAQAADGAEAVEAVVRHRPRVVLMDLRMPGVDGLTAIARITAMPDPPAVVALTTFDADTYVIRALRAGAAGFLVKSTPPEDLIGLVRVAADGHTVLSPSAARRLVALSSDGRERGEDARRRTAGLTDRERDVLACLGEGLSNADIAGRLHLAEATVKSYVSRMLVKLECANRTQAGLLAHEAGLVVR; this is translated from the coding sequence GTGATCCCGGTGCTCGTGGTCGATGACGAGCCGATGGTGTGCGCCCACCTGCGCACGATCCTGGGCTCGGCGGGCGACATCGACGTGGTGGCCCAGGCGGCCGACGGCGCCGAAGCCGTCGAAGCCGTGGTCCGGCACCGGCCGCGCGTGGTCCTGATGGACCTGCGGATGCCGGGCGTCGACGGCCTGACGGCGATCGCGCGCATCACGGCCATGCCGGACCCGCCGGCGGTGGTCGCGCTGACGACGTTCGACGCGGACACCTACGTCATCCGTGCACTGCGCGCGGGCGCGGCGGGCTTCCTGGTGAAGTCGACCCCGCCGGAGGACCTGATCGGCCTGGTCCGCGTGGCGGCGGACGGCCACACGGTGCTTTCGCCGTCGGCGGCCCGCCGGTTGGTGGCGCTGTCGTCGGACGGCCGCGAACGCGGGGAGGACGCGCGGCGCCGGACCGCGGGCCTCACCGACCGCGAGCGGGACGTGCTGGCGTGCCTGGGCGAAGGACTGTCCAATGCGGACATCGCGGGCCGGCTGCACTTGGCCGAGGCGACGGTGAAGAGCTACGTGTCGCGGATGCTCGTGAAGCTGGAGTGCGCGAACCGGACGCAGGCGGGGTTGCTGGCCCACGAGGCGGGGTTGGTGGTCCGCTAG
- a CDS encoding ArnT family glycosyltransferase encodes MTVLTRPKTTFATGPVLVVAGLAGLALLLTSGRYAGGFDELYFLVAGRDHLDWGYFDQPPLIPALAAAMDWLAPGSLVGLRLPMTLAAAAGVVVTALIAREFGGGRGAQVLAAGCYATSGVVIASHWLATYVLDPFLWTVVTWLLVRWTRTRRDGLLVWAGVVTAVSLETKFLIPALWAAVLLAALWLGPRELFSRPKLWLGAAIAVAATLPTLVWQATHGWPYTHMSDVVAAEFPGYGSFARDALLGAGVGAGVLALGYGMWRLLRSPELRPYRYLGVAALAVSVAVLLMHGRANYVMGLYAVPFAAAATELTRRNLVRWWKAVVWPVFALSAVVTLAALPVWPATARTSYGPFLLGSAFAQGELPQQELAKAIGQAYAALPADVRARTAVYAEIYPFAAVTEFYGPPYGIQRVYSGHRGYWYFGPPPESADAVLFAGFDPGQLRPYFARETTVVDGLLWEYDGRTAPWRDIWPALKRQ; translated from the coding sequence GTGACCGTCCTAACGCGACCGAAGACGACGTTCGCCACGGGCCCGGTGCTCGTGGTCGCGGGACTGGCCGGGCTCGCGCTGCTGCTGACCAGCGGGCGCTACGCCGGCGGCTTCGACGAGCTCTACTTCCTGGTGGCCGGTCGAGATCACCTGGACTGGGGGTATTTCGACCAGCCACCGCTCATCCCGGCACTGGCGGCGGCGATGGACTGGCTCGCGCCGGGTTCGCTGGTCGGGTTGCGGCTGCCGATGACGCTGGCCGCGGCGGCCGGGGTGGTCGTCACGGCGCTGATCGCCCGCGAGTTCGGCGGCGGCCGCGGGGCCCAGGTGCTGGCGGCCGGGTGCTACGCGACGTCCGGTGTCGTCATCGCGAGCCACTGGCTGGCCACGTACGTGCTCGACCCGTTCCTCTGGACGGTCGTCACGTGGCTGCTGGTCCGCTGGACCCGCACGCGCCGCGACGGCCTGCTCGTGTGGGCCGGCGTCGTGACGGCGGTGTCGCTGGAGACGAAGTTCCTGATCCCGGCGTTGTGGGCGGCGGTGCTGCTCGCCGCGTTGTGGCTGGGACCGCGGGAGCTGTTCAGCCGGCCGAAGCTGTGGCTGGGTGCGGCGATCGCGGTCGCCGCCACGCTGCCGACGCTGGTCTGGCAGGCCACGCACGGCTGGCCGTACACCCACATGAGTGACGTCGTCGCGGCGGAATTCCCCGGCTACGGCAGCTTCGCGCGGGACGCGCTCCTCGGCGCCGGGGTCGGGGCGGGCGTGCTGGCGCTGGGGTACGGGATGTGGCGGTTGCTGCGCTCGCCCGAGCTGCGGCCGTACCGGTACCTCGGCGTCGCGGCGCTGGCGGTCTCGGTGGCGGTGCTGCTGATGCACGGCCGGGCGAACTACGTGATGGGGTTGTACGCGGTGCCGTTCGCGGCCGCGGCCACCGAACTGACCCGGCGGAATCTGGTCCGCTGGTGGAAAGCCGTGGTGTGGCCGGTGTTCGCGCTGTCGGCGGTGGTGACGCTGGCCGCGTTGCCGGTGTGGCCGGCAACGGCGCGGACGTCGTACGGGCCGTTCCTGCTCGGCAGCGCGTTCGCGCAGGGGGAGCTGCCGCAGCAGGAGCTGGCGAAGGCGATCGGGCAGGCGTACGCGGCCCTGCCCGCCGACGTCCGGGCGCGGACCGCGGTGTACGCCGAGATCTACCCGTTCGCGGCGGTGACGGAGTTCTACGGGCCGCCGTACGGCATCCAGCGTGTCTACAGTGGACACCGCGGGTACTGGTACTTCGGCCCGCCACCGGAGTCGGCCGACGCGGTGCTGTTCGCGGGCTTCGACCCCGGGCAGCTGCGGCCGTACTTCGCGCGCGAAACGACGGTGGTCGACGGACTGCTGTGGGAATACGACGGCCGGACGGCGCCGTGGCGGGACATCTGGCCCGCGCTGAAGCGGCAGTGA
- a CDS encoding sensor histidine kinase — protein sequence MTTARRPLWPSRSDACWLFFAAFAFAGMNVLFFAIGDRTTGALGPAAGLVLQVVCDLSLVLLFRFPVQVCAFVTAVAFAMLASDVFAPGLLVPVHPLALLTVPTITPVILSQAARVLDRRTVLWVAGILAVVASRPWAPDWAVTPFGLLSTALPALVSLYFEARRQLLQSLRDRAERAEREQHLLAEQARAEERRRLAGEMHDVVTHRLSLMVLHAGALGVVSAEPSVRTAAEDIRREGAQALDELRDLVGVLRNGTEVVGARTLSPAEPGDPARLVEESRSVGVTTELVVDGDPARVSPTVARTAFRLVQEALTNVRKHAPGASATVSLRYHDDGLDVSVGNTAAARPPDPALAGSGSGAGLAGLRQRVELVGGRFDAGPAPGGGFRVGAILPAYVPTAEGTHCDPGARGR from the coding sequence GTGACCACCGCCCGGCGGCCGTTGTGGCCGAGCCGTTCCGACGCCTGCTGGCTGTTCTTCGCGGCGTTCGCGTTCGCCGGGATGAACGTGCTCTTCTTCGCCATCGGCGACCGGACGACCGGCGCGCTCGGCCCGGCGGCCGGGCTGGTGCTGCAGGTCGTCTGCGACCTCAGCCTGGTGCTGCTGTTCCGGTTCCCGGTCCAGGTGTGCGCCTTCGTCACCGCGGTGGCGTTCGCGATGCTCGCGTCCGACGTCTTCGCGCCCGGCCTGCTCGTGCCGGTCCACCCGCTCGCCCTGCTGACCGTCCCGACGATCACCCCGGTGATCCTGTCGCAGGCGGCGCGGGTGCTGGACCGGCGGACCGTCCTGTGGGTGGCCGGGATCCTGGCCGTCGTGGCCTCGCGGCCGTGGGCGCCGGACTGGGCGGTCACGCCGTTCGGGCTGCTCAGCACGGCGCTGCCGGCGCTGGTTTCGCTGTACTTCGAAGCGCGGCGCCAGCTGCTGCAGTCGTTGCGCGACCGCGCGGAACGGGCCGAGCGCGAACAGCACCTGCTCGCCGAGCAGGCCCGCGCGGAGGAACGGCGGCGGCTCGCGGGCGAGATGCACGACGTCGTCACGCACCGGCTCAGCCTGATGGTGCTGCACGCCGGCGCGCTCGGCGTCGTCTCGGCCGAGCCGTCGGTGCGGACCGCGGCGGAGGACATCCGCCGCGAGGGTGCCCAGGCGCTCGACGAGCTGCGCGACCTGGTCGGTGTGCTGCGCAACGGCACCGAGGTCGTCGGCGCGCGGACGCTCAGCCCGGCCGAACCCGGCGACCCGGCACGGCTGGTGGAGGAGTCCCGCTCGGTCGGGGTGACGACGGAGCTGGTGGTGGACGGCGACCCGGCGCGGGTGTCCCCGACCGTCGCGCGCACCGCGTTCCGGCTGGTCCAGGAGGCGCTGACGAACGTGCGCAAGCACGCGCCGGGCGCGTCGGCGACGGTTTCCCTGCGCTACCACGACGACGGGCTGGACGTCTCGGTCGGCAACACGGCCGCGGCGCGCCCGCCCGACCCGGCGCTGGCCGGCAGCGGCTCCGGCGCCGGGCTGGCCGGCCTGCGCCAGCGCGTCGAGCTGGTCGGCGGCCGCTTCGACGCGGGTCCGGCACCCGGCGGCGGGTTCCGGGTCGGTGCGATACTGCCCGCTTACGTACCGACGGCGGAAGGCACGCACTGTGATCCCGGTGCTCGTGGTCGATGA
- a CDS encoding GOLPH3/VPS74 family protein, translating into MLSLPARAYLLACDTRRDRLPDRERVALLVRAAALTDLVLRGLVADEDGRPVVTGAGGTGHLVLDDLLAELSADPHRKWRTRVRRGARGTLESLEAQLDAAGVITLRTSRLLGLFPRRRPAVRDRAEAAALHDEVTSALRSTGEVAPGIAALTALAAAAELGAVLPRAERRRYKARIAQLGEQAGAVVPALRKVIREVSAARTAAISAASGGGGGGG; encoded by the coding sequence ATGCTTTCCCTGCCCGCACGGGCATATCTGCTCGCCTGCGACACCCGGCGCGACCGGTTGCCGGACCGCGAGCGCGTGGCACTGCTGGTCCGCGCGGCGGCGCTGACGGACCTGGTGCTGCGCGGCCTGGTCGCCGACGAGGACGGCCGCCCGGTCGTCACCGGCGCCGGCGGCACCGGGCACCTGGTGCTCGACGACCTGCTGGCCGAGCTGTCGGCGGACCCGCACCGCAAGTGGCGCACCCGCGTCCGCCGCGGCGCCCGCGGCACGCTCGAGTCCCTGGAGGCCCAGCTCGACGCAGCCGGGGTGATCACGCTGCGGACGTCCCGGCTGCTCGGCCTGTTCCCGCGCCGCCGCCCGGCGGTCCGCGATCGTGCCGAGGCGGCCGCGCTGCACGACGAGGTGACGTCGGCGCTGCGGAGTACGGGCGAGGTGGCCCCGGGCATCGCGGCGTTGACGGCCTTGGCCGCGGCGGCCGAGCTGGGCGCGGTCCTCCCGCGCGCGGAACGGCGGCGGTACAAGGCCCGGATCGCGCAGCTGGGCGAGCAGGCGGGCGCGGTGGTCCCGGCCCTGCGCAAGGTGATCCGCGAGGTGAGCGCGGCCCGCACGGCCGCGATCTCGGCGGCGTCGGGTGGGGGCGGCGGCGGGGGCTGA